The sequence below is a genomic window from Brevibacillus agri.
GAATGGCTGCCCTCACCGCGATTCTTTTTCGTTCCCGCGAATACTTGACCGCATTGTCCAAAAGAATCAGCAAAATCTGCTCCAGATGTTCTGCGGATATGGCCAGCTTCACCCCGGACAGCGCCTGCAGATCGCGCTCTATAATGAAGGCGGGATGAAGCACATTGACCTTTTTGACCGTTTGCGAAATGACCTGCTCCGGCTCGCATACTGCGGCCGCTTCATCCATTTGCAGATTCTCTGCCCGCGTCAGCACGAGAAGCTCCTCGACCAGCGCTTTTAATCTGGACAGCTCCTCCACGGATATTTGCAGCGATTCCTCCAGGACGGCCGGATCGTGCTTGCCCCAGCGGCGCAGCATGCCCAGGTGCCCTTCGACGATGGCGATCGGGGTGCGCAATTCATGCGAAGCATCCTCCACGAATTGCCGCTGCTGCTGAAAGGACCGCTCCAGCTTGTCCATCATCGCATTAAACATCTTCATCGTCGTGGCGAGTTCATCGTGATTGTCGTAAAACTCCACCCGCTCGGACAGACCCTTTTGCTTCACGTTTTTCATCGTTTCGTTCATCGCCTGCAGCGGCTTGACCAACTGCCGGGCCAGCAGTCTCCCGCCGAGTCCGCTTACAATGACCGCCGCGAGACAGCCGATCGCCATGAACCGGAACAACGCTCCGCTCAGCTTCTCGAACTCCTGGATGTTTTTCACGATCTCCACCGTGCCGTCAAACTGAAAAATCGTGATCGGCCGCTCCATCAACAGCAAGTTTTTGCTGATGTGCACACTCCGCCATTGCTCGCGGGGAGCACGCGTGATCGTTTCAGCCAGGCTGTCTTCGATCCCGTCCGACACGACGGCAACCGGCACGCCTTGCCCGTCGAGGATACGGATTCGCTGGTTGTGCTGGTTGATTTTTTGCAAAAAGCTGCGCATTTCGTCGAGATCGGCTCCCGCGAAGGAGATTTCCCGCTCCAGGGCAAAGTTGAGAATCTCGCGCATCGTCTGCTCGGCCGCTTGCTCCTCCTGACGCATCATCCACTTTTCCACAAAATAATATTGAACGGTATTGTAGGCGATGAACACCAAAAAGAGCAGCACGGACGACCAAAGCGTCAGCTTCCATTTGATCGGGAGTCTGGATGGGGCGTATCTTTTCATTTTCTCATCACGTAGCCGATCCCGCGAACGGACTGGATGTAGCTGCGCTCCTCAGGCGCGTCGATTTTGTTGCGCAAATACCGCACGTACACATCGACGACGTTCGTTTCGACGGCAGACTCGTACCCCCACACCGTATCGAGCAGCACGTCGCGCGGCAGGACGCGGTTAATGTTTTTCATAAACATCACGAGCAGATCGTACTCCCTTTTGGTCAATTCGAGGCTCTGTCCGCCTTTTGCTACCGTTCGCGCCTCCAGGTCAACGGTCAGCTCGCGAAAAACAAGCTTGGCCCGCAGCGCGTCGGTCTGCTCCTCCTGCCTGCGAAACACGACACGCATTCGCGCGAGCAACTCCTCAATCGCAAACGGCTTGGGAATGTAGTCGTCCGCGCCGCTGTCCAAACCCGAGACGCGATCATCCACGCTGTCTCTTGCCGTCAGCATGATGATCGGCGTTTTTTTGCGCTCGCGAATCTTGCGGCACACTTCCATCCCGTCCATTTCCGGCAGCATCAAATCAAGCAGGATGAGGTCCCACTCTTCCTTCAACGCGAGGTCCAGCCCTGTTCTTCCTTCATCGGCAACCGCCACGAAAAACGATTCGTGACGCAGCTCCAGCTCGATGAACCTCGCCATATTTTTTTCATCTTCAATCAAAAGCACTCGTTTCATCGTTTGCTCACCTTTTGTCCCCGCGGGGGAAGTCCATCTGATTGTAGATGATAATAATTATCAGCGTCAACATTCGCCGCCCATCGAAAAGATGAACCATCCGCCCATTCGCGACATAGGATGAACATCGTAACGATCACGAAAGCGAAGGTGGAGTGTACATGAACGGATATCCTCCCTATTTTTACGATACGCGCATGATTTCTTCCCACTATGCGCACACCCCGACACAGGCTTATGCCCAGATTCAGGGCGGTCCGCTGGCTCCGAACCTGAACGGCTATATCGTCTTCACCGATGTCCCGTACGGAACGGAGGTTTACGTCGAAGTCATCGGCCTGCCTCCTTACAAGCCCGCGACTGGCAATCAGCAGCCGATTGGCCCTTTTGGCTTTCACCTGCATGAACATGGCGTCTGCACCGTCGGCAATCCGGACGATCCGTTCACCGCAGCCGGCTCCCACTGGAATCCGACCAACCAGCCGCACGGCAACCACGCTGGCGACTTCCCTGTCCTGTTTTCCAACGACGGCTATGCGCGGATGAGCTTTTTCACCAACCAGTTCAGGGCGGCAGATGTCGTCGGCAAATCTGTCATCATCCACCAAAGCCCGGACGACTACCGGACACAGCCTGCGGGCAACAGCGGCAAGCGGCTGGCCTGCGGGATTATCCAGCCTGCCTAGCGACCGCGCCATTTTTGCTTCCGCTATGCGAATCCATCAGGCGAGAGCAGGACACAGCCGTGCCGTGGACAGCTTCGTACCCTCGGCTGCCGTGGCAATAAAAAAAGCACAGAGACTCAAGCCCCTGTGCTTCCTTCGTTTTCTTTTGTTATGCGCAAAGACTTGTCACATCGGCAAAAGGCCAGTCCTTCGCGCGACCGCCATTTCTGTTGCCTGTTATCCGCGCAGCAGCGACAAGTCGAATCGAGGGACAAGCCCTTCCTCGGCAGCGCGCCCCAGCAAGGCGGTGATAGCTGCGTAGCCGTCCTCTCCGAGATTGCGCGTAAATTCGTTTACGTACAGGGCAATGTGTGCCTGGGCAACCTCGAAGGACAGCTCCTGGGCGTGGCACATGACGTACTCCTGCGAAGCGGTCGGATGAGCCCAGGCGTATTCTACAGACGCGCGCGTCCAGTTCGCCAGCGCTTCGAGATCCATTGATCTTTTGGCGATGATCGCCCCGAGCGGAATCGGCAGATTGGTGTCTGCTTCCCACCAGTTGCCCAGATCGGTCATGAGGGCCAGTCCGTAGTTTTGATAAGTAAAACGCGCTTCGTGAATGACCAGGCCCGCGTCGATTTTGCCGTCGCGCACGGCAGGCATGATTTCGTGGAACGGCATCACGACGATTTCCCCTACACCGCCCGGGACGTTTTGCGCAGCCCACAAACGGAACAGCAGGTACGCCGTCGAGCGTTCGCTGGGAACGGCCACCCGCTTGCCGGAGAGCCGGGCCGGGTCGTTGGCGCTTGCGCCTGCATCACCCTGTGTCAGCACGAGCGGCCCGCAGCCTCTGCCCAAAGCCCCGCCGCAAGGGAGCAACGCGTATTTGTCCAGCACCCACGGCAGTGCCGCATAAGAAATTTTCATCACTTCCGGCCCCTCGGCACGAGTCGCCAGCGTGTTCGTAATATCAATGTCGGCATACATGATGTCCAACTCGGGCGCACCCGGAATCAGCCCGTGTGCCCAGGCGTGAAACACAAACGTGTCATTTGGACACGGAGAAAACGCAATCTTCATTTACAGCACCTCCCGCAAAACTGAGCTTCCTTTTCGCAGCGCTTCCAGCGCGTCCTTGATTCGCCACGCCGACTTGTCGCGCGGGCCAATCGCGTTGGAAACCGTCCTGATCTCCAATACAGGCACGCCAGCCGCATGCGCAGCGACCGCCACACCGTATCCTTCCATGGCTTCCGCGAGCGCTTCCGGCATCCTGTCAGCCAAAGCCTGTGCCGTTTCCGCCGTTCCCGTCACCGTAGACAGCGTCAGGATCGGTCCGCGACCAACAGGCAAGCCCGCTTTTTGCATGGCGCGCTCCACACGCTCTGCCAGCTCGCCAGCCACGGGCACACGCGCCGAGCCAAACCCCAGCTCGTCCACGCTGCAAAAGCCATCCGGCGTCTCCGCTCCCAAATCTGCGCAGACGATCTCACTGGCTACCGCAATCGAGCCGACCTCTGTCCGGCCGACGAAGCCGCCGCAAATCCCCGCGCAAACCACCAGGTCGTACTGCACCTTTGCCAGCGCCCGCGCCGTACTGGCAGCGGCCGAAGCTGGCCCCACGCCTCCGACGGCCACCGTGAACCGTGCGTCCTCACCCAGCCCTTGCATGACCGCATCCCGCTCTGCCGCTACCGACGTCACGACGAGAATGCGCTGCTTTTTTTGCTCATCAAGCATTTCCAGCCTGCCCTCCTTCCTCTGCTTCCCTTCTTTATTTCGTACAGCTTTCTTGAAAAAACATTTCCTCCTCCACGTTATCGCTACTTGTCCTTCGTGTAAAGAGTTTGGGGTGTTTGACAGACAAATGCGCCGCTGCTGTCGCCAAAACGCATCCGTCTGCTGGAAAAGGATTAACAACGATTCTTCAATAAAATATATTTAGTTACGAAAAGTAATTATATTACATTGAATAAGTTTTGCATTTTCCATGCATCTGTTAAAGAAAAAAAGCCATTGGAGGTATGAATCTGAGTAAAGATTTTTTCACAGCCGTAAAAGACAGACGCACCTATTACGGAATCAGCAAGGAAGCTGTTGTCTCTGACGAGCGTATTCGCGAGCTTGTCGAAGAAGCCGTCAAGCATACGCCTTCCTCCTTCAACTCGCAAAGCGCCCGCGTCGTTGTGCTTCTGGGCGAACACCACGACATGCTGTGGAGCATCACCAAGGAAACGCTACGCAAAATCGTGCCAGCCGAAAGCTTCGGACCGACAGAAGAAAAAATGAACGCGTTCGGCAAGCCAACCGCACAGCCTGGCGAAAAACAGTTCCAGCCCATCGCGGAACGAGTGAAGTTTTTCTCCTTATCGCTAGGTAAATTCCCCCATTAATAAGGCGGCGCGCGAGACATCCAGTCTTTTCGCCGTCTTTCCTTGTTTTTTTGCTGCACGGATCTGAAAGTAACTGATTGATTTCCGCTCCTGTCTGTGGTAGTATTAATTTAAACAAAAGAAGTTTCAAATGAGTGTTCACATATTGTAAAGGGTTTACAGTTATGTTTGAACCTTTCACAATGTGTGAATTTTATTTTATCCACAAATAAAAGTTGCATATTCATTTTAACTTTGTTGGAGGTAACACCCATGCAAACAGGTACAGTAAAATGGTTCAACGCTGAAAAAGGTTATGGTTTCATCGCAGTTGAAGGCGGAAACGACGTATTCGTTCACTTCAGCGCAATCACTGGCGAAGGCTTCAAAACTCTTGAAGAAGGCCAACGCGTTGAATTCAACGTGGTAGAAGGCAACCGCGGACCACAAGCTGAGAACGTAGTAAAACTGTAATTGGCTCACAAAGCTGCCCTTGCTTGATAGCAGGGCGGCTTTTTTTCGCTCTTTTTCAACCTGCGCGGCCGCTTTTTGTCGGTCACCCGCCATAAAATTCGGACTTTGTTCCTAAAGAGCTGTTGACAACAGACAAAGCTCCCCATATAATCACGGTATAATGCAGCGAAAAGCAATGGCGCTTTCCAGCATGAAGTTTTCAAAATTTACACAATGATACAAGCTGAGACATCATTCCTTCGCTTATTTTTTAGTCTCGTTTGAAAGCGGTTCCAGATGATTTATCAATCTTCAAGCTGTTTAAACAAGTCCATACGAAAATAAGCAAAGGCGCTTAGGGCAAATCCCCGGTTTTCAGGGATCCTAAGCGCTTTTATTGTTTACATCTTTCAAAAAGGTGGGGTTGTCCATGGAGCACATTGGAAGTGTCATTATTTACATCATCATGCTATGCGCAGTCATCGGTGCTGTCGCCGCAATCCGCAACAGCGATGAAGGGCTTGGCAAGGAGTTCATGGAAGGAATTCACTCAACCGGTTACATCTTCGTTCCCGCAGCCGGGATCATGGCCTCCCTCCCTTACATCTCGTGGTTTGTGGAAAAAGCGGTGTCGCCGATTTTCCACAAAATCGGCGCCGACCCTGCCCTCGCGGCAACAGCCATTTTGGCTTCCGACATGGGTGGCTACCAGTTGGCGAACATCTTGAAAAGCTCGACAGAAGGCTGGGTAATGGCTATGGTCGTCGGTCTGATGGCTGGTGCGACGATCGTTTTCTCCATTCCAATGGGGCTGGCCATGCTCGACAAGCGCGACCACAAATACATGGCGCTTGGCGTCATGTCCGGGATTTTGACTGTTCCGATCGGCGCTTTCATCACCAGTGCCATTCTCTCTCTGTCAAACGCGCAAGTTCGTGCTGAAATCTCTACAAACGCTGACTCCACGTATGCGTTTGCCATCGGAATCGGCCAGGTGCTTTTGAACTTGTCCCCTATCCTGATTTTTGTTGTGGCGATTGCCGCAGGTCTGCGCTTCATGCCTGACCTGATGATTCGCGGATTCATGATCTTTGGTAAAACAATGGACGCTGGCATCAAACTCGTTCTCGTGTTTTCGATCGTGGAATACTTTACAGGCATTTTCTCTACCGTATTCGGCTCTTGGGGATTCGATCCGATCATCGCCGACCCGAAAGATCAATACCGCGCGCTGGAAACAGCCGGTTACATCGGAATCATGCTCTGCGGTGCGTTCCCGATGGTGTACTTGCTGCGCAAATACGCGGCGAAGCCACTGGAAGCGCTGGGCAACAAGCTGGGCCTCAGTCCTACAGGCAGTGCGGGGCTGCTGGCAACTGTCGCCAACATTTTGGCCATGTTCCGCCTCGTGCGCTCCATGCCGCCAAAAGACAAAGTCATCAACATCTCCTTCGCGGTATGTGCGGCGTTCTTGCTGGGCGACCACTTGTCCTTCTCCGCGAACTTCCAGCCTAACATCATCTTGCCGGTGATGCTCGGCAAGCTCGGTGCAGGTGTGATCGCCATCGCGCTCGCCTACTGGCTCTCTGTGCCAAAAGCGCTGGAGCTGGAGAAACAAGACCGCGAAGCTGGCATCATCGGTCCTGACGAATACATGGACGGACACGGCGAGCAAAAAGCTTCTACTGAAGTAGCGGCTACCAAAGAGTAAGACAAAGTCACGCTTTTCCGCATAACAAAAAGGCTGTCCCTGGAGACAGCTTTTTTCTTTTGCCCTTTTGCCATGCCGTAATGAAAGCAACACGTCTCAAAACGTCCTGCTGTACATAATCTGTAATGTATTTTGCAAAACCACCAAGGAGGTAATTCCCGGATTTTTCACGATCAGGTTCACCCCTATCCGCTGGCCGCCTTTTCCCGGCCGTCCCGCATCGCGTTCTACGCCTCCCGCCGCTTCCTCGGCAACAGCTCCCTGCACCAGCACAGCGCAGACTACCACAAGCACTACAAGGACGAATTTGACTGTATCGAAGCAGAAGCCGCTGCCGTCGATGAGCTTATCCGTGCCGACGAGCGCGTCGACTTTGTCAAAATCGACATTGAAGGCGGCGAGTATCAGGCTTTTCTCGGCATGGAAAGAATCATCGCGAAGCAGGCGAAAACCGTCGTTTTTGAACTGAACCGCCATATGCTCCAGGCGGATTGGGAGCCGTTTACCCAGCTTTTGCACGACTATCGGCAGACGTTTGCCAAGCGCTTTTTCGTCCTCGATGCAACAGGGGCCACCGTCGAGATCGACCTCGACATCGTGCTTGCTACCGGGGAGTGCCCGTATCTGGTCATGTCAGACTGATCTGCCAGACGCCAAATTTTGGCGCGCAGCACAAAATCGTCCTCGCCTGCTTTCGGCGCCGCTTTCCAGACTAGACTGGCGAGCGCTTGCGTCCAGGCCATCCCGTGCAAGCTGCGTGCCTTCTCCCATATTTCATTATCCATATCAGATTTTGCTATTTTTTTCGTATAATGTGCAATTGAGCAGTAGTCAATCAAAAATGAATGTTATAATAAGAGAGTAGAAAATTTCACAATGGGGAGAGAAACGATGGAACAACAAAATGCAATTTCGACTCATCAAAAATTACCCATTGGAAAGTTGCTGAAGAGAATCTTCTTTATTCTCGTCGGTGCTTCCCTTGTATCGGTAGCTTTGGAGATTTTCCTCGTGCCGAACAAGATCATCGACGGAGGAATTGTAGGTATCTCCATCATTGCCTCGCATCTCACTTCTCTTTCTCTTGGCATTTTCCTGTTCTTGCTTAATCTGCCTTTTCTCATAATCGGATATAAGCAAATCGGAAAGACGTTCGCTATTTCCACGCTGTTTGGGGTCAGTGTCATGTCCGTGGGTACGATGCTGTTGCACGAAGTCCCTGGCTTGACGGATGATCCGCTGTTGGCAGCCGTGTTTGGCGGCATTATTTTGGGAATTGGCGTAGGGCTCGTCCTGCGTTACGGCGGCTCTCTGGATGGTACGGAAATCATTGCGGTACTGTTTAACAAAAAGTCTCCGTTCTCCGTTGGTGAGATCGTCATGTTTATCAACCTATTCATTTTGAGCAGTGCCGGATTCGTATTCGGTTGGGATCGCGCGATGTACTCGCTGATCGCCTATTACATTGCTTTCAAAATGATCGATCTGACCATCGAAGGCTTCCAGGAATCCAAGTCGGTCTGGATTATTAGCGACAATCACAAGGCATTGGGAGACGCCATCGTTGCCCGTCTGGGACGCGGTGTCACCTATTTGAAAGGTGAGGGTGGCTACACCGGCGATGACAAGAAAGTCATTTTCTGCATCATCACCCGTCTGGAAGAGGCCAAGCTGAAGCTGATCGTGGAAGAAATCGACCCGAGTGCCTTCCTCGCAGTCGGCAACATCCACGACGTGCGCGGCGGACAATTCAAGAAAAACGCCATTCACTAGGCAAATAAAAAAGGTGTCGTCTGCACGGGCAGCGGCACCTTTTTTGTATTCGCGCTCCGACTTAGAACAGCTCACTGTCCGGCTGGCTGGCACGGAAAGGTCATGACAACCTCCGTTCCTTTTCCCGGCTGGCTTTTGACGTCGATTTGCCCTCCGTGCGCGATGACGAGCTGCTTCGCAATCGCCATTCCCAATCCTGTCCCGCTCGTGTCCTCCTCGGTATGGCCTCCGCGGTAATAGCGCTCGAACAAGTTTGCCAACGTTTTTTCATCCATCCCCGGGCCGTTGTCCGCAATCCGGACAACAAAGCTGTCTGGTGCTGCGAGGCTAACCTCTACGCGCACAGCCGTCCCTTTCGGCGTATGCCGGATCGCATTCGTCAAAATGTTGATGATGATTCGCGAAAACCATTTCGGATCGACCATCGCGACTATTTTTTCCTCGCGCGCCTCAAACCCGATATCGTGCCCGGCTGCGTCCGGCTCGTTGACCAGGTCAGCCGTAATGCGGCGGATCGCCTCCACGACCGGGACGGGTTCCTTGACCATGGACAGCGCATGGTTTTTCAGGCGGTACGTCAGGTTCAAGTCTTCAATCAGGCCGTTCATGTAGTCTGCCTTTTCCCGGATCGTCCGGCCAAACTGGCTGACTTCCCCTCTGCCCCACTCGTACTGCTCCGACTCCAGCATCGTCGCATAGCCGAAAATCGAGCTGAGCGGCGTCTTCAGGTCGTGGGAAAGCCCGGATATCCATTCCTCGCGCGTTCTCTCCACGTCCTTTTGCCGTTCCTCATTCGCCTGCAGCGTATGGCTGAGCTTCGCCAGCGCGTCAAAAATGTCCTGAAAGACGGCAAACGACTTCTTGCGCTTCCCTTTTCGCGTCGTCCCGACACGCCGTCCGTTTTTTCCTGTCGGCTCTGCATAGCGCCCCTGCGCCAGATTGCCCAGCCAGTTCACCATGTGCAACAGCGGCTTCCCGATGCGCAGCGCATACCAACTGCCTGCGAACAGCACGGACACGATCAGGATAATCCCCACCTGCCAAAAGGTGTCCGCGATCATGCTGTCGACAGACTCTGCGGCAGCTCCGGGACGGTACCACGGATTCGCCATACCGACTACGTACGTAAGCCCGCTCTCCTTGTCGTAACGGCTGACGGTAAAGTCCGGAGTATTTCTGTTTTCGTTTTCCATCTGCAACAGTTGGATCAAGTCGAGTTGCTCGGCCATCTGTGGCGCGTTGTACTGTCCGCTGAGCCGCCCTTGCCGATCATAGACGGCGTACCACGCCTTTTCCCGGGAAAAGCTCTGCGCCAGCTCGGCCGGGACAGCCGCACCGTTGGCAGGCTTCGCTGCGAGCAGTTTTGCCATCAAGGCATTTTCCGGCGCGGGTGCTCCGTACAACACGATTGCTTTTTTGTTTGTGTTTGCCTCCGGCAGATCCACTACCCAATGCTTGACGTGGTAGAGAGCGCTCTCGTCATTTTGCGCCTGCGTGATCCACTCTCCAGGCTCGTACTCCTGCGGAACATTGTCCGGCGTGCGGTACGCGTACAGCAGCTTGCCGTTGCGGTCGATGATTTGCAGCCAGCCGTTGTGGCTGTCGACACTTTTTCGTACCCGGTCGTTGACGCTGACTTTTCCCTGCTCGTATTCAAGCTGCATTTGCAGGTCGGAAGCCACCAGGCGCGACAAGTCTGCCTCCATCTCCTCGTTCATCAGCCGAATGCCCAAAAGAACCAGCGACACGATCAGGCACAGGAGCAGCACCAGCAAAAAGCCGAAAAACTGGCGGACGTATTGCAGAATCAGTTTTTTGCGCAGGTTCATGCCTGTCTCCCTGGCGTCACCAGCTTGTAGCCCAACCCTCTTACAGTAAGCAAATACTTGGGCTGTCCCGGATTTTCCTCGATTCGCTGGCGGAGCTTGTGGATGTGCACCATCACTGTATTTTCATCAAACAATCCGTACTCGTCCTTCCAGACGTGATCGTATATTTGCTCTTTGGTGAACACGCGGTTTGGATGCTGGCAAAAAAACACGAGCAAGGAAAACACCTGCGCCGGGCAGTCCACCTGCTCGCCGCCTACGATCAGCTCGGCAGCATCCGCATTGACCTGGAAACGGCCGAAGTCGTAAATTTTTGGCTCCGGGGGTGCAGCAGGAGCGGCCATTCCCATTGTCCGGCGCAGGTGGGCCTTCATCCGGGCGACGACCTCAAGCGGGTGAAACGGCTTCGTAATATAATCGTCAGCCCCGTGGGCAAAGCCGCTCAGCTTGTCAAAATCCGTTCCTTTCGCCGTCAGGAAAAAAATCGGCGCCTTCGTGCGCTGGCGAACGGCGGAGCATAGCTCGAAGCCGTTTTTGTCCGGCAGCATCACATCGAGAATCAGCAAATCATAGCGGCGCTCCTCTACCAATCGCAACGCCTGCTCTGCTCGCGTGCACGTATCTATGTAAACGAAGCCTTCTTTTTGCAGCACCGTTTTCAGCATGTGCAAAATCGCTTCCTCGTCGTCTACCAGCAAGATTTTCGCTTCTTTTTCCACGTTCTCACTCCCTTTTTCTCCTTCATCATATCACGGGCGAGGGGCGGCTACGAAAAAGATAAGGTAATGGTAAGGTTGCGGTTTCGTACAGGAAAGATTCGTCGCTTATGCTGAAAGGGAAAGGAGCGATCACGCTTATGTGGGCTATTTGC
It includes:
- a CDS encoding ATP-binding protein, translated to MKRYAPSRLPIKWKLTLWSSVLLFLVFIAYNTVQYYFVEKWMMRQEEQAAEQTMREILNFALEREISFAGADLDEMRSFLQKINQHNQRIRILDGQGVPVAVVSDGIEDSLAETITRAPREQWRSVHISKNLLLMERPITIFQFDGTVEIVKNIQEFEKLSGALFRFMAIGCLAAVIVSGLGGRLLARQLVKPLQAMNETMKNVKQKGLSERVEFYDNHDELATTMKMFNAMMDKLERSFQQQRQFVEDASHELRTPIAIVEGHLGMLRRWGKHDPAVLEESLQISVEELSRLKALVEELLVLTRAENLQMDEAAAVCEPEQVISQTVKKVNVLHPAFIIERDLQALSGVKLAISAEHLEQILLILLDNAVKYSRERKRIAVRAAIQGERARLEIIDAGIGIPAKDLPYVTDRLYRVDKARNRKSGATDGNGLGLSIAKRLVERYNGALTIESVEQEGTTVNVLLPIRSIAESV
- a CDS encoding response regulator transcription factor; the protein is MKRVLLIEDEKNMARFIELELRHESFFVAVADEGRTGLDLALKEEWDLILLDLMLPEMDGMEVCRKIRERKKTPIIMLTARDSVDDRVSGLDSGADDYIPKPFAIEELLARMRVVFRRQEEQTDALRAKLVFRELTVDLEARTVAKGGQSLELTKREYDLLVMFMKNINRVLPRDVLLDTVWGYESAVETNVVDVYVRYLRNKIDAPEERSYIQSVRGIGYVMRK
- a CDS encoding superoxide dismutase family protein; its protein translation is MNGYPPYFYDTRMISSHYAHTPTQAYAQIQGGPLAPNLNGYIVFTDVPYGTEVYVEVIGLPPYKPATGNQQPIGPFGFHLHEHGVCTVGNPDDPFTAAGSHWNPTNQPHGNHAGDFPVLFSNDGYARMSFFTNQFRAADVVGKSVIIHQSPDDYRTQPAGNSGKRLACGIIQPA
- a CDS encoding 1,4-dihydroxy-6-naphthoate synthase, which codes for MKIAFSPCPNDTFVFHAWAHGLIPGAPELDIMYADIDITNTLATRAEGPEVMKISYAALPWVLDKYALLPCGGALGRGCGPLVLTQGDAGASANDPARLSGKRVAVPSERSTAYLLFRLWAAQNVPGGVGEIVVMPFHEIMPAVRDGKIDAGLVIHEARFTYQNYGLALMTDLGNWWEADTNLPIPLGAIIAKRSMDLEALANWTRASVEYAWAHPTASQEYVMCHAQELSFEVAQAHIALYVNEFTRNLGEDGYAAITALLGRAAEEGLVPRFDLSLLRG
- a CDS encoding futalosine hydrolase encodes the protein MLDEQKKQRILVVTSVAAERDAVMQGLGEDARFTVAVGGVGPASAAASTARALAKVQYDLVVCAGICGGFVGRTEVGSIAVASEIVCADLGAETPDGFCSVDELGFGSARVPVAGELAERVERAMQKAGLPVGRGPILTLSTVTGTAETAQALADRMPEALAEAMEGYGVAVAAHAAGVPVLEIRTVSNAIGPRDKSAWRIKDALEALRKGSSVLREVL
- a CDS encoding cold-shock protein encodes the protein MQTGTVKWFNAEKGYGFIAVEGGNDVFVHFSAITGEGFKTLEEGQRVEFNVVEGNRGPQAENVVKL
- the eutH gene encoding ethanolamine utilization protein EutH is translated as MEHIGSVIIYIIMLCAVIGAVAAIRNSDEGLGKEFMEGIHSTGYIFVPAAGIMASLPYISWFVEKAVSPIFHKIGADPALAATAILASDMGGYQLANILKSSTEGWVMAMVVGLMAGATIVFSIPMGLAMLDKRDHKYMALGVMSGILTVPIGAFITSAILSLSNAQVRAEISTNADSTYAFAIGIGQVLLNLSPILIFVVAIAAGLRFMPDLMIRGFMIFGKTMDAGIKLVLVFSIVEYFTGIFSTVFGSWGFDPIIADPKDQYRALETAGYIGIMLCGAFPMVYLLRKYAAKPLEALGNKLGLSPTGSAGLLATVANILAMFRLVRSMPPKDKVINISFAVCAAFLLGDHLSFSANFQPNIILPVMLGKLGAGVIAIALAYWLSVPKALELEKQDREAGIIGPDEYMDGHGEQKASTEVAATKE
- a CDS encoding FkbM family methyltransferase, with protein sequence MQNHQGGNSRIFHDQVHPYPLAAFSRPSRIAFYASRRFLGNSSLHQHSADYHKHYKDEFDCIEAEAAAVDELIRADERVDFVKIDIEGGEYQAFLGMERIIAKQAKTVVFELNRHMLQADWEPFTQLLHDYRQTFAKRFFVLDATGATVEIDLDIVLATGECPYLVMSD
- a CDS encoding YitT family protein — protein: MEQQNAISTHQKLPIGKLLKRIFFILVGASLVSVALEIFLVPNKIIDGGIVGISIIASHLTSLSLGIFLFLLNLPFLIIGYKQIGKTFAISTLFGVSVMSVGTMLLHEVPGLTDDPLLAAVFGGIILGIGVGLVLRYGGSLDGTEIIAVLFNKKSPFSVGEIVMFINLFILSSAGFVFGWDRAMYSLIAYYIAFKMIDLTIEGFQESKSVWIISDNHKALGDAIVARLGRGVTYLKGEGGYTGDDKKVIFCIITRLEEAKLKLIVEEIDPSAFLAVGNIHDVRGGQFKKNAIH
- a CDS encoding sensor histidine kinase; translation: MNLRKKLILQYVRQFFGFLLVLLLCLIVSLVLLGIRLMNEEMEADLSRLVASDLQMQLEYEQGKVSVNDRVRKSVDSHNGWLQIIDRNGKLLYAYRTPDNVPQEYEPGEWITQAQNDESALYHVKHWVVDLPEANTNKKAIVLYGAPAPENALMAKLLAAKPANGAAVPAELAQSFSREKAWYAVYDRQGRLSGQYNAPQMAEQLDLIQLLQMENENRNTPDFTVSRYDKESGLTYVVGMANPWYRPGAAAESVDSMIADTFWQVGIILIVSVLFAGSWYALRIGKPLLHMVNWLGNLAQGRYAEPTGKNGRRVGTTRKGKRKKSFAVFQDIFDALAKLSHTLQANEERQKDVERTREEWISGLSHDLKTPLSSIFGYATMLESEQYEWGRGEVSQFGRTIREKADYMNGLIEDLNLTYRLKNHALSMVKEPVPVVEAIRRITADLVNEPDAAGHDIGFEAREEKIVAMVDPKWFSRIIINILTNAIRHTPKGTAVRVEVSLAAPDSFVVRIADNGPGMDEKTLANLFERYYRGGHTEEDTSGTGLGMAIAKQLVIAHGGQIDVKSQPGKGTEVVMTFPCQPAGQ
- a CDS encoding response regulator transcription factor, translating into MEKEAKILLVDDEEAILHMLKTVLQKEGFVYIDTCTRAEQALRLVEERRYDLLILDVMLPDKNGFELCSAVRQRTKAPIFFLTAKGTDFDKLSGFAHGADDYITKPFHPLEVVARMKAHLRRTMGMAAPAAPPEPKIYDFGRFQVNADAAELIVGGEQVDCPAQVFSLLVFFCQHPNRVFTKEQIYDHVWKDEYGLFDENTVMVHIHKLRQRIEENPGQPKYLLTVRGLGYKLVTPGRQA